Proteins encoded by one window of Cyclobacteriaceae bacterium:
- the rbsK gene encoding ribokinase: protein MNNKRILVIGSCNTDMVIKSDRLPIPGETVIGGTFLMNPGGKGANQAVAAARQGGHVTFISKTGNDVFGKQSVELYNSEGINTDYIFSDPKLPSGVALIMVDSHGENCIVVASGANGSLTPSDIDKAKGELDNASFVLMQLEIPIETVEHAATLAAEKGVPVILNPAPAKTLSDKLLKCLYLVTPNESEAEILSGIKVTDFEKAKQAADIISAKGVKNVVITMGSMGAFIKENDQYFSVAANKVTAVDTTAAGDCFSGTLCVSLSEGKSILEAVKTAAKASALTVTRMGAQSSIPYRNELLLVENELSN, encoded by the coding sequence ATGAACAACAAAAGAATACTCGTAATTGGAAGTTGCAATACCGATATGGTTATAAAATCTGATCGACTTCCAATTCCCGGTGAAACAGTTATTGGTGGTACTTTTTTGATGAACCCAGGTGGTAAAGGGGCCAATCAAGCAGTAGCAGCAGCGCGCCAAGGGGGTCATGTTACATTTATTTCCAAAACAGGAAACGATGTTTTTGGTAAGCAGTCTGTAGAATTATATAATTCTGAAGGAATCAATACTGATTATATATTTTCTGATCCGAAGCTACCATCGGGCGTTGCTTTAATTATGGTGGACTCGCATGGTGAGAATTGTATAGTGGTAGCATCAGGTGCTAACGGTAGCCTTACACCTTCGGATATTGATAAGGCAAAAGGCGAGTTGGACAATGCCTCATTTGTTTTAATGCAATTGGAAATTCCAATTGAAACGGTCGAACATGCTGCAACATTAGCTGCTGAGAAAGGAGTTCCCGTCATTTTAAATCCAGCACCAGCAAAAACACTTTCTGATAAGTTATTGAAGTGCCTCTACTTAGTTACTCCTAACGAAAGTGAGGCTGAAATTTTATCGGGGATTAAAGTCACTGATTTTGAAAAAGCCAAACAAGCAGCCGATATCATTAGTGCAAAAGGGGTGAAGAATGTGGTGATCACGATGGGGTCAATGGGTGCATTTATAAAGGAAAATGATCAATACTTTTCAGTAGCTGCAAATAAGGTCACTGCCGTTGATACAACTGCAGCTGGTGATTGCTTTAGTGGAACTTTATGTGTTAGTCTTTCGGAGGGAAAATCAATCCTGGAAGCTGTGAAAACTGCAGCAAAAGCATCGGCACTCACCGTAACACGAATGGGGGCACAATCTTCAATTCCCTATCGGAATGAATTATTACTCGTAGAAAATGAATTGTCTAATTGA
- a CDS encoding SusC/RagA family TonB-linked outer membrane protein — protein sequence MRTFYSRSLKVNYLMLFVLTFVIPFGSFAQTPDKISVSGKVTDEVDNSLPGVNVSVKGTQTGTMTDASGNFAIDVVPNATLVFSFIGYETIEVTVGNKSTINIKLSESLKALDEIVVIGYGTTTKKEITGAVTTLKSEDFNKGIFNSPMGLIQGKVAGLSITKPNGADPMAGYQILLRGTNTLTSGQSPLIIIDGMIGADLKNINFQDVESFDVLKDGSAAAIYGTRGTNGVIIITTKSAKQGKGTFEYSAQVSTQVAPRGVENLSAKEFEYAINTYQPSKVESLFGSDTDWFDAITRDMPVSYQQNLALTGGTENFSHRTSLTHSISQGLLSDNEAKSLLFKTNIKQNVLADRLLLNFNLTSNTRNYSPANYELFRQAFIQNPTQPIYDDSDPRTGGYSFKQGLEYYNPVAMLNERTREGKTNDLLLSLRATLEITNSLSWDNFISTQQSDWEENSYKTQFYPTLIGTGTTPGIAGEAEIANGRNTNSQFESMFNYEKLIGAHNLQIIAGYSFQEFEQNTSYEGNSNFDTDVFLYNNIAAGTFLRDGKADMGSYKESSRLIALFGRVMYNYNDKYLASASLRREGSSKFGDNNKWGWFPAVSVGWRLSEESFIQDVNWINDLKFRVGYGVTGNQDFRPYQSLILLERVGSLYYNQQWINSYGPGQNPNPDLRWEKKKELNIGADFSLFENKLSGSLEYYSRKTTDLLWEFQVPVPPYLYPYLFTNVGTMSNQGIELTLNSPLIKRNDFQWNVTLTASHNKNILDKISNSEFTQSSYETAFIGGTIGVWSQRIQEGQEIGTFYGPVWLGVSEDGYDTFKNQNPVGEVDKSKWENIGTANPLAIIGWSNSLSYKNWNLSVNFRAGIGGKVLNSYRLYYESWNSIGLRNIVHSQLENPEFIGNITYSSKYLEDASFLKLDNVTLNYNFNIRNEYISNLSAFCSAQNVFWITGYKGIDPEVNLSGLEPGIDRLSYYPRTTSISIGLNASF from the coding sequence ATGAGAACATTTTATTCGCGTAGTTTAAAAGTGAATTACTTAATGCTATTCGTATTAACGTTCGTAATCCCATTTGGCAGTTTTGCTCAAACGCCTGATAAGATTTCAGTAAGTGGCAAAGTAACAGATGAGGTAGATAATTCTCTACCTGGCGTAAATGTTTCTGTAAAGGGAACACAAACAGGAACGATGACTGATGCTAGTGGTAATTTCGCTATTGATGTAGTCCCCAATGCAACTTTAGTTTTTTCCTTTATCGGTTATGAAACCATAGAAGTTACAGTAGGAAACAAGAGTACAATAAATATAAAGTTGTCGGAATCCCTTAAAGCACTGGATGAAATCGTGGTGATTGGATACGGAACAACCACGAAGAAAGAAATTACAGGAGCGGTGACGACTTTAAAATCAGAGGATTTTAATAAAGGAATTTTTAACAGCCCTATGGGCCTGATACAAGGGAAAGTCGCAGGTTTATCCATCACCAAACCAAATGGAGCTGATCCCATGGCAGGATACCAGATCCTTTTAAGGGGAACCAACACATTGACTTCCGGACAAAGTCCTTTGATTATCATTGATGGTATGATTGGAGCTGACCTGAAAAATATAAATTTTCAGGATGTTGAATCATTTGATGTACTGAAGGATGGTTCTGCAGCCGCGATTTATGGAACCCGGGGAACCAATGGAGTAATAATTATTACGACAAAATCTGCTAAACAAGGAAAGGGAACTTTTGAATACAGTGCTCAAGTCTCTACGCAAGTTGCTCCACGTGGAGTTGAGAACCTTTCCGCAAAAGAGTTTGAGTATGCTATTAATACGTATCAACCCTCAAAAGTAGAAAGTCTTTTTGGGAGTGATACTGATTGGTTCGATGCCATCACGCGTGATATGCCTGTTAGCTATCAACAAAATCTAGCCCTTACTGGTGGAACTGAAAATTTTTCACATCGCACTTCCCTTACACATAGCATTAGTCAAGGGTTGCTTTCAGACAACGAAGCCAAAAGCCTGCTTTTTAAAACAAATATAAAACAGAATGTACTAGCGGACCGATTGCTTTTAAATTTCAACCTAACCAGCAACACAAGAAATTATAGCCCAGCGAACTACGAGCTATTCCGCCAGGCGTTTATCCAAAATCCAACACAGCCAATCTATGATGATTCTGACCCTAGAACTGGAGGCTATTCATTTAAGCAAGGACTTGAGTATTACAATCCTGTAGCCATGTTAAATGAACGTACACGGGAAGGAAAAACTAATGATTTGCTTTTAAGTCTTAGAGCAACATTAGAAATTACAAACTCACTTTCGTGGGATAATTTTATCTCGACACAACAATCTGATTGGGAAGAGAATTCGTATAAGACTCAATTCTATCCAACTTTAATAGGCACAGGTACAACACCGGGAATAGCCGGTGAGGCGGAGATCGCCAATGGTAGAAATACAAATTCACAATTTGAGAGTATGTTCAATTATGAAAAGCTAATAGGTGCTCACAACCTGCAAATAATAGCTGGATATTCGTTTCAGGAATTTGAACAGAATACTTCGTATGAAGGTAACTCCAATTTTGATACCGATGTTTTTCTTTATAATAATATTGCAGCCGGAACTTTTTTAAGAGATGGTAAAGCAGATATGGGATCTTACAAAGAATCGAGTAGGCTCATCGCCTTATTTGGTCGCGTCATGTACAACTATAATGACAAGTATTTGGCGTCAGCTTCCCTTAGACGAGAAGGTTCTTCAAAGTTTGGCGACAATAATAAGTGGGGGTGGTTTCCAGCAGTAAGTGTAGGTTGGAGGTTAAGTGAAGAGTCCTTTATTCAAGATGTCAATTGGATAAATGATTTAAAGTTTAGAGTGGGTTATGGGGTAACTGGTAACCAGGATTTCAGACCTTATCAATCACTAATCTTATTGGAACGTGTTGGTAGTTTATACTACAATCAACAATGGATCAATTCATATGGACCAGGCCAGAATCCCAATCCTGATCTTCGGTGGGAAAAGAAGAAAGAACTTAATATAGGTGCAGACTTCTCTCTTTTTGAAAACAAACTTAGCGGAAGTCTTGAATATTATTCACGGAAAACCACAGACCTATTGTGGGAATTTCAGGTACCTGTTCCCCCTTATTTATACCCCTATTTATTCACCAATGTAGGTACGATGAGCAATCAGGGTATTGAGCTAACGTTAAATAGCCCGTTGATTAAAAGAAATGATTTTCAATGGAACGTTACTTTAACAGCAAGTCACAATAAGAATATCCTGGATAAGATATCCAATAGTGAATTTACCCAATCATCATATGAAACTGCATTTATTGGAGGTACTATTGGTGTATGGTCGCAACGGATACAGGAAGGGCAGGAGATAGGTACTTTTTACGGTCCAGTTTGGTTAGGAGTGAGTGAGGATGGATACGATACGTTTAAAAATCAAAATCCAGTAGGTGAAGTTGATAAAAGTAAATGGGAAAACATTGGTACGGCCAATCCACTTGCAATCATAGGATGGAGTAATTCACTCTCTTATAAAAATTGGAATTTGAGTGTAAACTTTCGTGCAGGTATTGGCGGCAAGGTCCTAAACTCGTATAGGTTATATTATGAATCTTGGAACAGTATAGGGTTACGCAATATTGTTCATTCACAGCTAGAGAATCCGGAATTTATCGGAAACATAACATATTCTTCAAAATATCTTGAAGATGCATCATTCTTAAAACTGGATAACGTCACACTGAATTATAATTTCAATATTCGAAATGAATATATTTCAAATCTCAGCGCTTTTTGTTCTGCACAAAATGTATTCTGGATCACAGGATACAAAGGAATCGACCCTGAAGTAAATCTTAGCGGTCTTGAACCTGGTATTGATCGGTTATCCTACTATCCAAGAACGACTTCAATTTCAATTGGATTAAATGCATCTTTTTAA